Below is a window of Anaeromyxobacter sp. DNA.
CCGGTCCGGGCGCTGCCCGGCGGCCACCAGCTGGCCGTCATCTCCGAGCGCGCCCGGCTCTCCCAGGAGAGCCAGTCCGCCGAGTTCCCCAGCCCGCTGGATCCGGGCGTCCCCATCTCCCTCGAGGCCTCGCCGCTGTTCGACGGGCCGACCATCGCCGGCACGGTGGTGGTGCTGCGCGTGACGCGCGGCGGCGAGCGGGCGCTCAACTTCGAGGCGCTGGCCGCCGGCTTGGCGCACGAGATCAAGAACCCGCTGGCCGGGCTGCAGGGCTCGGCCGAGCTGCTGGCGCGCGAGGCCGAGGGCAGCGCCCGCGACTACGCGCAGGTGATCGCCCGCGAGGCCCGCCGGGTGGACGGCCTGGTGCGCGAGCTGCTGGACCTGGCCCGCCCGGCGGCGCTGCAGGTGGCCCCGGTGGACATCCACCAGGTGCTGGGCGACGTGCGGGCCCTGGCCCGCGGCGTCCCCGGCGCCGAGCGGGTGACCTTCCACGACCGCTTCGACCCCTCGCTGCCGCCGGTGGTGGGCGACGACGAGAAGCTCACGCAGGTGATCCTCAAC
It encodes the following:
- a CDS encoding PAS domain-containing protein, which translates into the protein MSRPAKAPPLPAALARAAVDSIADALVIIGADGGVVHLNPAAEELFGRSRERAVELPVRALPGGHQLAVISERARLSQESQSAEFPSPLDPGVPISLEASPLFDGPTIAGTVVVLRVTRGGERALNFEALAAGLAHEIKNPLAGLQGSAELLAREAEGSARDYAQVIAREARRVDGLVRELLDLARPAALQVAPVDIHQVLGDVRALARGVPGAERVTFHDRFDPSLPPVVGDDEKLTQVILNLVRNALDAVADRPDPQVTLETSVATIRLRAASGRTRPLARISVQDNGPGISDAMLARLFTPFSTSKPHGTGLGLAISRRIVEAHGGRIEVRNRSVGGAEANVYIPLQVS